One Micromonospora eburnea genomic region harbors:
- a CDS encoding ABC transporter substrate-binding protein — translation MSRPRSQAEYLARLVPPSVAGLHRRSLLAGTAGAGALLGTGLLAGCGSDSGSGSDTKTVSVGSNASDPTPKDVLAKLTAAFQSSSGIQANINTVDHNTFQENINNYLQGKPDDVFTWFAGYRMRFFAAKGLAGDVSDVWGKLSGFSDAFKKASTGDDGKQYFVPASYYPWAVFYRKSVWQQHGYQVPNTLDDLNALGAQMKKDGLNPIAFADKDGWPAMGTFDILNLRINGYQFHVDLMAGKEAWTSDKVRKVFDTWAGLLPLHQPDALGRTWQEAAQSLQQKKSGMYLLGLFVAQQFNDDEQDDIDFFTFPEIDSTIGAKALDAPIDGYMMARKPKSEANAKKLLEFIGSVDAANIMVKGDPGTLVANSGGDTSGYTALKKKAAELVGSATEIAQFLDRDTRPDFASTVIIPAFQQFIKDPKDIGGLLTSIENQKKSIFTS, via the coding sequence ATGTCCCGTCCTCGATCGCAAGCCGAGTACCTCGCCCGACTCGTACCCCCGTCCGTCGCCGGCCTCCACCGCCGCTCGCTGCTCGCCGGGACGGCCGGCGCGGGCGCGCTGCTCGGCACGGGACTGCTCGCCGGCTGCGGCTCCGACTCCGGCTCCGGTTCGGACACCAAGACCGTGTCGGTCGGCTCGAACGCCTCGGACCCGACGCCGAAGGACGTCCTCGCCAAGCTGACGGCCGCCTTCCAGAGCTCGTCCGGGATTCAGGCCAACATCAACACCGTCGACCACAACACGTTCCAGGAGAACATCAACAACTACCTGCAGGGCAAGCCGGACGACGTGTTCACCTGGTTCGCCGGCTACCGGATGCGGTTCTTCGCGGCCAAGGGGCTGGCCGGCGACGTCAGCGACGTCTGGGGCAAGCTCTCCGGATTCTCCGACGCGTTCAAGAAGGCGTCCACCGGGGACGACGGGAAGCAGTACTTCGTGCCGGCGTCGTACTACCCGTGGGCGGTCTTCTACCGCAAGTCGGTCTGGCAGCAGCACGGCTACCAGGTGCCGAACACGCTCGACGACCTGAACGCGCTCGGCGCGCAGATGAAGAAGGACGGCCTCAACCCGATCGCCTTCGCCGACAAGGACGGCTGGCCGGCCATGGGCACCTTCGACATCCTCAACCTGCGGATCAACGGCTACCAGTTCCACGTCGACCTGATGGCCGGCAAGGAGGCGTGGACCTCCGACAAGGTGCGGAAGGTCTTCGACACCTGGGCCGGGCTGCTGCCGCTGCACCAGCCGGACGCGCTGGGCCGGACCTGGCAGGAGGCCGCCCAGTCGTTGCAGCAGAAGAAGAGCGGCATGTACCTGCTCGGCCTCTTCGTCGCCCAACAGTTCAACGACGACGAGCAGGACGACATCGACTTCTTCACCTTTCCCGAGATCGACTCGACCATCGGGGCCAAGGCCCTGGACGCGCCCATCGACGGCTACATGATGGCCCGCAAGCCGAAGTCCGAGGCGAACGCCAAGAAGCTGCTCGAATTCATCGGCAGCGTCGACGCCGCGAACATCATGGTGAAGGGCGACCCCGGCACGCTGGTCGCCAATTCCGGCGGGGACACCAGCGGCTACACCGCGCTGAAGAAGAAGGCCGCCGAACTGGTCGGCTCGGCCACCGAGATCGCCCAGTTCCTCGACCGGGACACCCGGCCGGACTTCGCCTCCACGGTGATCATCCCGGCGTTCCAGCAGTTCATCAAGGACCCGAAGGACATCGGCGGGCTGCTGACCAGCATCGAGAACCAGAAGAAGTCGATCTTCACCAGCTGA
- a CDS encoding beta-galactosidase encodes MRNWQGAGIWYGADYNPEQWPEETWAEDVTLMRRAGVNLVSVGIFSWALLEPAPGRYEFGWLDRVLDLLHDGGISVDLATATASPPPWLAHRHPETLPRRADGTLLWPGGRQAYCPSSPIFRERSLALVEAVAGRYADHPAVVMWHVSNELGCHNVHCYCDVSAEAFRRWLRSRYGDLDALNAAWGTAFWSQRYHDWAEINPPRTAPTFANPTQQLDFLRFSSEEQRAQLRAERELLIRLAPQPVTTNFMIGTGVKHLDYHSWASDVDVVANDHYLIAAHPRPHVDLAFAADHTRGVAGGGPWLLMEHSTSAVNWQPRNVAKTPGQLRRNSLGHVARGADGVLFFQWRASRAGAEKFHSALVPHAGPESKVFREVCRLGADLAALAEVRGSRVEADVAILFDYEAWWGVELDSHPSVDVTYVDRLAALHGVLWRAGVTADVVHPSTDLSPYRLVLVPTLYLVRDADAAALRRYVEAGGTALVTYFSGIVDEHDHIRLGGYPGAFRDLLGVRTEEFFPLRAGERVRLDDGSGADVWTEWLHAEGAEVLAAYADGPLPGVPALTRHAVGAGAAWYVGTRLDEAGTDRLVARLLAESGARPPVPAPEGVEVVRRRGNDRSWLFVINHGDAEARLAVTGTELLNGGGCAGELVVPAGEVAVVREETGSAEAA; translated from the coding sequence ATGCGGAACTGGCAGGGAGCGGGCATCTGGTACGGCGCCGACTACAACCCGGAACAGTGGCCCGAGGAGACCTGGGCCGAGGACGTCACGCTGATGCGCCGGGCCGGGGTCAACCTGGTCTCGGTCGGGATCTTCTCCTGGGCCCTGCTGGAGCCTGCCCCCGGGCGCTACGAGTTCGGCTGGCTGGACCGGGTACTGGACCTGCTGCACGACGGCGGGATCAGCGTGGACCTGGCCACCGCCACCGCCAGCCCGCCGCCCTGGTTGGCCCACCGGCACCCCGAGACGCTGCCCCGCCGCGCCGACGGCACGCTCCTGTGGCCGGGCGGGCGGCAGGCGTACTGCCCCAGCTCGCCGATCTTCCGGGAGCGTTCGCTGGCCCTGGTCGAGGCCGTCGCCGGCCGGTACGCCGACCACCCGGCCGTGGTCATGTGGCACGTCTCCAACGAACTCGGCTGCCACAACGTGCACTGCTACTGCGACGTCAGCGCCGAGGCGTTCCGCCGCTGGCTGCGCTCCCGCTACGGCGACCTGGACGCGCTGAACGCCGCCTGGGGCACCGCGTTCTGGAGCCAGCGCTACCACGACTGGGCAGAAATCAACCCGCCGCGTACCGCCCCGACCTTCGCCAATCCCACCCAGCAGTTGGACTTCCTGCGCTTCTCCTCTGAGGAGCAGCGTGCCCAACTGCGTGCCGAGCGGGAACTGCTGATCCGGCTCGCCCCGCAGCCGGTCACCACGAACTTCATGATCGGCACGGGTGTGAAGCACCTGGACTACCACTCCTGGGCGTCCGACGTGGATGTGGTCGCCAACGACCACTACCTGATCGCCGCCCACCCGCGCCCGCACGTCGACCTGGCGTTCGCCGCCGACCACACCCGGGGCGTCGCCGGCGGCGGACCGTGGCTGCTGATGGAGCATTCCACCAGCGCGGTCAACTGGCAGCCGCGCAACGTCGCCAAGACCCCCGGCCAGCTACGCCGCAACAGCCTCGGGCACGTGGCGCGCGGCGCCGACGGGGTGCTGTTCTTCCAGTGGCGGGCCTCCCGGGCGGGCGCGGAGAAGTTCCACTCCGCGCTGGTCCCGCACGCCGGACCGGAGAGCAAGGTGTTCCGCGAGGTGTGCCGGCTCGGCGCCGACCTGGCGGCCCTCGCCGAGGTACGCGGCAGCCGGGTCGAGGCCGACGTCGCGATCCTGTTCGACTACGAGGCGTGGTGGGGCGTCGAGTTGGACTCCCATCCCAGCGTCGACGTCACGTACGTCGACCGGCTCGCCGCCCTGCACGGGGTGCTCTGGCGGGCCGGGGTCACCGCCGACGTGGTGCACCCGTCGACCGACCTGTCCCCGTACCGGCTGGTCCTGGTGCCCACCCTCTACCTGGTCCGCGACGCCGACGCGGCGGCCCTGCGGCGGTACGTCGAGGCCGGCGGGACCGCGCTGGTCACGTACTTCAGCGGCATCGTCGACGAGCACGACCACATCCGGCTCGGCGGCTACCCGGGCGCGTTCCGTGACCTGCTCGGGGTGCGGACCGAGGAGTTCTTTCCGCTGCGCGCCGGCGAGCGGGTACGCCTCGACGACGGATCGGGCGCGGACGTGTGGACCGAGTGGCTGCACGCCGAGGGCGCGGAGGTGCTCGCCGCGTACGCCGACGGGCCGCTGCCCGGTGTGCCGGCGCTGACCCGGCACGCCGTCGGCGCCGGCGCCGCCTGGTACGTCGGCACCCGGCTCGACGAGGCCGGCACCGACCGCCTGGTGGCCCGGCTGCTGGCCGAGTCCGGGGCCCGGCCGCCGGTGCCCGCTCCCGAGGGGGTGGAGGTGGTCCGGCGGCGCGGCAACGACCGGAGCTGGCTGTTCGTCATCAACCACGGCGACGCCGAGGCCCGGCTGGCCGTCACCGGCACCGAGCTGCTGAACGGTGGCGGGTGCGCCGGCGAACTGGTCGTGCCGGCCGGTGAGGTGGCGGTGGTCCGCGAGGAGACCGGATCGGCCGAGGCGGCCTGA
- a CDS encoding DeoR/GlpR family DNA-binding transcription regulator, whose amino-acid sequence MLARQRQSAILELIRQRGGVRVSHLVSRFGVSDMTIRRDLEVLAERGLIDKVHGGATLAGPGSADEPGFAAKSIRQQAEKRAIAERAARLVEPGMAIALSAGTTTASLAARLAEVRDLTVVTNSIPVADAFHQNPRADQTVVLTGGLRTPSDALTGPVAEAAIAALNVDLLFLGVHGMSPRTGFTTPNLLEAAVNRRLIDAARRLVVLADHTKWETIGIATIAPLAEADVLVTDAGLPAEARRQAGEQVGELVVVDTR is encoded by the coding sequence ATGCTCGCCCGGCAACGGCAGAGCGCCATCCTGGAACTGATCCGCCAGCGTGGCGGCGTCCGGGTCAGTCACCTGGTCAGCCGGTTCGGGGTGTCGGACATGACCATCCGGCGGGACCTGGAGGTGCTCGCCGAACGGGGGCTGATCGACAAGGTCCACGGTGGGGCGACCCTCGCCGGCCCCGGGTCGGCCGACGAGCCCGGCTTCGCCGCGAAGTCGATCCGGCAGCAGGCTGAGAAACGGGCCATCGCCGAGCGGGCCGCCCGCCTGGTCGAGCCCGGGATGGCGATCGCGCTCTCCGCCGGCACCACCACCGCCAGCCTCGCCGCCCGGCTGGCCGAGGTACGCGACCTCACCGTCGTCACCAACTCGATACCGGTCGCCGACGCCTTCCACCAGAATCCCCGCGCCGACCAGACCGTGGTGCTCACCGGCGGCCTCCGTACGCCGTCGGACGCGTTGACCGGGCCGGTGGCCGAGGCGGCCATCGCCGCGCTCAACGTCGACCTGCTCTTCCTCGGCGTGCACGGGATGAGCCCCCGCACCGGGTTCACCACCCCGAACCTGCTGGAGGCGGCCGTCAACCGGCGGTTGATCGACGCGGCCCGGCGGCTGGTGGTGCTCGCCGACCACACCAAGTGGGAGACGATCGGCATCGCGACGATCGCCCCGCTCGCGGAGGCCGACGTGCTCGTCACCGACGCCGGCCTGCCGGCGGAGGCCCGCCGGCAGGCCGGTGAGCAGGTCGGCGAGCTGGTGGTGGTGGACACTCGTTGA
- a CDS encoding DivIVA domain-containing protein, which produces MNRSNVYGSAPPRLHPRNVRDRQFSTVGFGRRGLDPQEVRHFLHRVALELASLHHDVARLNEENVRIKRALRDWQSAQAQRRQS; this is translated from the coding sequence ATGAACCGAAGCAACGTCTACGGCAGCGCACCTCCCCGGCTGCACCCACGCAACGTCCGCGACCGGCAGTTCTCCACCGTGGGGTTCGGTCGGCGCGGCCTGGACCCGCAGGAGGTACGGCACTTCCTGCACCGGGTCGCGCTGGAACTGGCCAGCCTGCACCACGACGTGGCCCGGCTGAACGAGGAGAACGTCCGGATCAAGCGGGCGCTGCGCGACTGGCAGAGCGCCCAGGCCCAGCGGCGCCAGTCGTGA
- a CDS encoding helix-turn-helix domain-containing protein, protein MPHKPFIRTLRAQWLGQQLRALREERGMTLKLVSEHLQRDMSALGRYERADWPIRKGDVIALLDLYGFHNAAERARLLALAEEVWRTDRWDEDYGDVVDSSFIEYPWLEGRAEKVCCFHLTLIPGLLQTREYAETVIRNAAEEGVPETTIARWVELRMSRQEVLTKSRPIKISTVIDEAVLRRQVGGAQVFHSQLQHLLRVQRMPNVQIRILPAAVALHPGLDGTFWIFCLPDPYPAVAYVESLGGRLYIESPKAERFVQTYDRLWKAALSEGESVAMIETIAEELS, encoded by the coding sequence ATGCCGCACAAGCCGTTCATTCGGACGCTGCGGGCGCAGTGGCTCGGGCAACAGTTGCGTGCGTTGCGAGAGGAGCGGGGGATGACCTTGAAGCTCGTCTCGGAGCACCTGCAACGCGACATGTCGGCGCTGGGCCGCTATGAGCGCGCCGACTGGCCCATCCGGAAGGGCGACGTCATCGCGCTGCTGGATCTGTACGGTTTTCACAATGCGGCCGAGCGGGCCCGCCTGCTGGCGTTGGCCGAGGAGGTCTGGCGCACCGACCGCTGGGACGAGGACTACGGCGACGTCGTCGACTCCTCATTCATCGAGTACCCATGGCTGGAAGGCCGCGCCGAGAAGGTCTGTTGCTTCCACCTGACTCTGATCCCCGGGCTCCTTCAAACGCGGGAATACGCCGAGACCGTCATCCGTAATGCAGCAGAGGAAGGCGTTCCGGAGACGACGATCGCCCGCTGGGTGGAACTCCGCATGTCGCGCCAGGAGGTGCTGACGAAGAGTCGACCGATCAAGATCTCTACAGTGATTGACGAGGCGGTTCTGCGCCGGCAGGTGGGCGGAGCGCAGGTGTTTCACAGTCAGCTTCAACATCTCTTGCGTGTCCAGCGGATGCCAAACGTCCAGATCAGGATCTTGCCCGCCGCGGTCGCTCTCCACCCTGGACTCGACGGAACGTTCTGGATATTTTGTCTGCCTGACCCATACCCGGCTGTGGCTTACGTCGAGTCTCTCGGTGGGCGGCTCTACATTGAGTCGCCGAAGGCTGAGCGGTTCGTCCAGACCTACGACCGGCTGTGGAAAGCGGCGCTCAGCGAGGGCGAGTCCGTGGCGATGATCGAAACTATTGCAGAGGAGTTGTCATGA
- a CDS encoding DUF397 domain-containing protein, with amino-acid sequence MSESLPPVAWHISTKSDSNGGSCVEAGPLLDGSGRVAVRHSKARDAATIIYTADEWAAFVGGVKDGEFDFGETLG; translated from the coding sequence ATGAGCGAGAGCCTTCCTCCGGTTGCGTGGCATATCAGCACCAAGAGCGACAGCAATGGTGGGAGTTGCGTTGAGGCGGGGCCGTTGCTGGACGGGTCCGGGCGGGTGGCGGTCCGGCACAGCAAGGCGCGGGACGCCGCGACGATCATCTACACCGCCGACGAGTGGGCGGCCTTCGTCGGCGGCGTCAAGGACGGCGAGTTCGACTTCGGCGAGACTCTCGGCTGA
- a CDS encoding sporulation protein: protein MVFKKMLSAFGVGGPSVDTVLTNPNTRPGLSLDGHVNLVGGDAPASIEQISISLVTRVEVESGGSEYAGMMEFHRMPVSGRLELAPKQQLSIPFQFPIPWETPVTDVYGHRLHGMTMGLRTEVAVARAVDKGDLDHVAVHPLPIHERILEAFQALGFRFKHADLERGHIYGVQQTLPFYQEIEFFAAPQYAQAVNEVELTFVTSPQGVEVILECDKRGGFFTGGQDVIGRYAVPHSDASRTDWVQVVDGWLRETTSRYGSLRAQGYGMPPGGHYPPQGHYAPQGHYGHQGHQGHRGSGMGGMLAAGALGVVGGMVAGELIEDAFEGFGDDDGGDE, encoded by the coding sequence ATGGTCTTCAAGAAGATGTTGAGCGCGTTCGGCGTGGGCGGTCCGAGCGTCGACACGGTGCTGACCAACCCGAACACCCGGCCCGGCCTTTCCCTCGACGGGCATGTCAACCTGGTCGGTGGCGACGCGCCGGCCAGCATCGAGCAGATCAGCATCAGCCTGGTCACCCGGGTGGAGGTCGAGAGCGGCGGCTCCGAGTACGCCGGCATGATGGAGTTTCACCGGATGCCGGTCAGCGGCCGGCTGGAGTTGGCCCCGAAGCAGCAGCTCTCCATCCCGTTCCAGTTCCCGATCCCGTGGGAGACCCCGGTGACCGACGTCTACGGGCACCGGCTGCACGGCATGACCATGGGGCTGCGTACGGAGGTGGCGGTGGCCCGGGCGGTCGACAAGGGCGACCTGGACCACGTGGCCGTGCACCCGCTGCCGATCCACGAGCGGATCCTTGAGGCGTTCCAGGCGCTCGGGTTCCGCTTCAAGCACGCTGACCTGGAGCGCGGCCACATCTACGGCGTGCAGCAGACGCTCCCGTTCTACCAGGAGATCGAGTTCTTCGCCGCGCCGCAGTACGCGCAGGCGGTCAACGAGGTCGAGCTGACCTTCGTGACCAGCCCGCAGGGCGTCGAGGTGATCCTGGAGTGCGACAAGCGCGGTGGCTTCTTCACCGGTGGCCAGGATGTCATCGGCCGGTACGCCGTCCCGCACAGCGACGCCAGCCGGACCGACTGGGTCCAGGTGGTGGACGGCTGGCTGCGCGAGACCACCTCGCGCTACGGCAGCCTGCGCGCCCAGGGCTACGGGATGCCGCCCGGCGGCCACTACCCGCCGCAGGGCCACTATGCGCCGCAGGGCCACTACGGCCACCAGGGCCACCAGGGTCACCGTGGCTCGGGGATGGGTGGCATGTTGGCCGCCGGCGCCCTCGGTGTGGTCGGCGGCATGGTCGCCGGTGAGCTGATCGAGGACGCCTTCGAAGGCTTCGGCGACGACGACGGTGGGGACGAGTAG
- a CDS encoding HelD family protein: protein MSTHRDASDELHQDDEIGREQEYVSTLYDRLDGLREQASRRLTEELRATGGTQQARSQRESAVQMYADQVEQFSAVENGLCFGRLDGDDGTCRYIGRIGIFDTSGDYDPLLMDWRAPAARAFYLATAANPQGVRRRRHLRTRERKVTGLNDEVLDIAAASPTAHEELTGEASLLAALNAGRTGRMRDIVETIQAEQDRIIRADLPGVLVVQGGPGTGKTAVALHRAAYLLYTHRQQLSTRGVLLVGPNATFLRYISQVLPALAETGVLLRTQADLFPGVQARRTEPAQTAALKGRAVLVEVLANAVRDRQWVPDEPLEIELPQREILTLDPAVVRQARDRIRRSNRPHNLARALFDIEIVHTLGTQLAERIGADPLGGENLLSEADVAEIRRELREEPAVRAALDELWPVLTPQRLLADLYADPARIATAAPMLTDAERALLHREPGGWTPADVPLLDEVAELLGEDERAAAGRRERIRSLQREYAEGVLDIARGSRSIDVEDEVDGGEILGVTDLLDADQLLERQKESDRLTTAQRAAADRSWAFGHIIVDEAQELSPMAWRLLMRRCPSRSMTIVGDVAQTGALAGTPSWSEALEPYVAGRWRLEELTVSYRTPAEIMAVAADVLAEIDPALRPPRSVRASGVPPWDRTVDAERLAAELVEAAAREAAGLTDGRLGVIVPAGRVDDLGAAVTAALPEAAVGEQPELANRVVVLTTEQAKGLEFDSVLVVDPDRIVAESPRGHSDLYVALTRATQRLGIVRPT, encoded by the coding sequence TTGTCAACGCACCGCGACGCATCGGATGAGCTGCACCAGGACGACGAGATCGGCCGCGAGCAGGAATACGTCTCGACGCTCTACGACCGGCTGGACGGCCTGCGCGAACAGGCCTCCCGGCGGCTCACCGAGGAGCTGCGGGCCACCGGCGGCACGCAGCAGGCCCGCTCGCAGCGCGAGTCCGCCGTCCAGATGTACGCCGACCAGGTCGAGCAGTTCTCCGCGGTGGAGAACGGCCTGTGCTTCGGCCGGCTCGACGGCGACGACGGCACGTGCCGCTACATCGGCCGGATCGGCATCTTCGACACCAGCGGCGACTACGACCCGCTGCTGATGGACTGGCGGGCCCCGGCCGCCCGCGCGTTCTACCTCGCCACCGCCGCCAACCCGCAGGGCGTACGCCGGCGGCGGCACCTGCGCACCCGGGAGCGGAAGGTCACCGGGCTCAACGACGAGGTGCTGGACATCGCCGCGGCCTCCCCCACCGCCCACGAGGAACTGACCGGCGAGGCATCCCTGCTCGCCGCGCTCAACGCCGGTCGCACCGGCCGGATGCGCGACATCGTCGAGACCATCCAGGCCGAGCAGGACCGGATCATCCGCGCCGACCTGCCGGGCGTGCTGGTGGTGCAGGGCGGCCCGGGCACCGGCAAGACGGCGGTGGCGCTGCACCGCGCCGCGTACCTGCTCTACACCCACCGGCAGCAGCTCTCCACCCGGGGCGTGCTGCTGGTCGGCCCGAACGCCACCTTCCTGCGCTACATCTCCCAGGTGCTGCCGGCACTGGCCGAAACCGGTGTGCTGCTGCGTACCCAGGCCGATCTCTTCCCCGGGGTGCAGGCCCGGCGGACCGAGCCGGCGCAGACCGCCGCGCTGAAGGGACGCGCGGTGCTGGTCGAGGTGCTGGCCAACGCCGTACGGGACCGGCAGTGGGTGCCCGACGAGCCGCTGGAGATCGAGCTGCCGCAGCGGGAGATCCTCACCCTCGACCCGGCCGTGGTGCGCCAGGCCCGGGACCGGATCCGTCGGTCGAACCGCCCGCACAACCTGGCCCGGGCGCTGTTCGACATCGAGATCGTGCACACGCTCGGCACCCAGTTGGCCGAGCGGATCGGCGCCGACCCGCTCGGCGGGGAGAACCTCCTCTCCGAGGCCGACGTCGCCGAGATCCGCCGGGAGCTGCGCGAGGAGCCCGCGGTCCGCGCCGCGCTGGACGAGCTGTGGCCGGTGCTCACCCCGCAACGCCTGCTCGCCGACCTGTACGCCGATCCGGCCCGGATCGCCACCGCCGCGCCCATGCTCACCGACGCCGAGCGGGCGCTGCTGCACCGCGAGCCGGGCGGTTGGACACCGGCCGACGTGCCACTGCTGGACGAGGTGGCCGAACTGCTCGGCGAGGACGAGCGCGCCGCCGCGGGCCGCCGGGAACGGATCCGGTCCCTGCAACGCGAGTACGCCGAGGGCGTGCTGGACATCGCCCGGGGCTCCCGTTCGATCGACGTCGAGGACGAGGTGGACGGTGGCGAGATCCTCGGCGTCACCGACCTGCTCGACGCCGACCAGCTGCTGGAACGGCAGAAGGAGTCCGACCGGCTGACCACCGCGCAGCGCGCCGCCGCCGACCGGAGCTGGGCGTTCGGGCACATCATTGTCGACGAGGCGCAGGAGTTGTCACCGATGGCGTGGCGGCTGCTGATGCGGCGCTGCCCGAGCCGGTCGATGACGATCGTCGGTGACGTGGCGCAGACCGGCGCCCTCGCCGGCACGCCGTCCTGGTCCGAGGCGCTCGAACCGTACGTGGCGGGCCGGTGGCGGTTGGAGGAGCTGACCGTGAGCTACCGCACCCCGGCCGAGATCATGGCGGTCGCCGCGGACGTGCTCGCCGAGATCGACCCGGCGCTGCGCCCACCCCGCTCGGTACGCGCCAGCGGCGTGCCGCCGTGGGACCGTACCGTCGACGCGGAGCGGCTCGCCGCGGAGCTGGTGGAGGCGGCGGCGCGGGAGGCGGCCGGGCTGACCGACGGGCGGCTCGGGGTGATCGTGCCGGCCGGCCGGGTCGACGACCTGGGCGCGGCGGTCACCGCCGCGTTGCCCGAGGCCGCCGTCGGCGAGCAACCAGAGCTGGCCAACCGCGTGGTGGTGCTCACCACCGAACAGGCCAAGGGCCTGGAGTTCGACTCGGTCCTGGTGGTCGACCCGGACCGGATCGTCGCGGAGTCCCCGCGCGGGCACAGCGACCTCTACGTGGCCCTCACCCGCGCCACCCAGCGCCTGGGCATCGTCCGCCCCACCTGA
- a CDS encoding LolA family protein, with the protein MPTIKNRAVLRWVVPVAAGVIVIGGGAAVGTFAAGADPALPPRTAAQLLDDLRTSRLDGLSGTVVQRADLGLPPIAELAGSAGGNELAGLLTGTHTLRVWYAGPERQRLALVDTLGEQDMLRNGRDVWVWNSRSNTASHRTLAAGEATVPSPPATPADAADRALAAIDPTTAVTVGRTARVAGRDAYELVLTPRDADSLVHQVRIALDAKEHVPLRFEVLADGADRPAFEVAFTQVDFRTPAEDQFRFNPPPGVSVTEATDDGGPAGKHRPDTDLGSHGPDVRTVGTGWTTVLVARLDAAGPAAGPKADAKPGAPAGADAVAQVLGGLPKVSGDWGSGHLLTGKLFSVLITDDGRVLAGLVTPERLYQAAKG; encoded by the coding sequence ATGCCCACAATCAAGAACCGTGCCGTGCTGCGCTGGGTGGTCCCGGTGGCCGCGGGGGTCATCGTGATCGGCGGTGGGGCCGCGGTCGGCACGTTCGCCGCCGGGGCCGACCCGGCGTTGCCACCGCGTACCGCCGCGCAACTGCTCGACGACCTGCGCACGTCCCGCCTCGACGGGCTCTCCGGCACGGTGGTGCAGCGCGCCGACCTCGGGCTGCCGCCAATCGCCGAACTGGCCGGCTCGGCTGGCGGGAACGAACTGGCCGGCCTGCTCACCGGCACGCACACCCTGCGGGTCTGGTACGCGGGCCCGGAGCGGCAGCGGCTCGCCCTGGTCGACACGCTCGGTGAGCAGGACATGCTGCGCAACGGCCGGGACGTCTGGGTGTGGAACAGCCGGTCCAACACCGCGTCGCACCGGACGCTGGCGGCGGGCGAGGCGACCGTGCCGTCCCCGCCGGCCACCCCGGCCGACGCCGCCGACCGGGCGCTCGCCGCGATCGACCCGACCACCGCGGTCACCGTCGGCCGCACCGCCCGGGTGGCCGGGCGTGACGCGTACGAGCTGGTGCTGACCCCGCGCGACGCCGACTCCCTGGTGCACCAGGTACGCATCGCGTTGGACGCGAAGGAGCACGTGCCGCTGCGGTTCGAGGTGCTCGCCGACGGCGCCGACCGGCCGGCGTTCGAGGTGGCCTTCACCCAGGTCGACTTCCGTACCCCGGCCGAGGACCAGTTCCGGTTCAACCCGCCGCCGGGCGTCTCCGTCACCGAGGCGACCGACGATGGCGGGCCGGCCGGGAAGCACCGCCCGGACACCGACCTGGGCTCGCACGGCCCGGACGTGCGTACGGTCGGCACCGGCTGGACCACGGTGCTGGTGGCGCGGCTCGACGCGGCCGGACCGGCCGCCGGCCCGAAGGCCGACGCGAAGCCGGGCGCGCCGGCCGGAGCCGACGCGGTGGCCCAGGTGCTCGGCGGGCTGCCGAAGGTGAGCGGTGACTGGGGCAGCGGGCACCTGCTCACCGGGAAGCTGTTCAGCGTGCTGATCACCGACGACGGCCGGGTGCTGGCCGGCCTGGTCACGCCGGAGCGGCTCTACCAGGCGGCCAAGGGCTGA
- a CDS encoding response regulator transcription factor, with product MRLLVVEDESRLAYALQRGLQAEGFAVDVESTGPAGLDAARHGGYDAMILDVMLPGLSGYEVVRRLRAEEHWLPVLMLSAKDGEYDQADGLDCGADDYLTKPFSYVVLLARLRALLRRGAPQRPTVLTVGDLRLDPARRRVTRADVEVALTTREYALLDYLMRRPGEVVSKTELLDHVWDASLDTAPNAVEVYVGYLRRKIGRDRLETIRGAGYRLR from the coding sequence GTGCGATTGCTGGTGGTGGAGGACGAGTCGCGGCTCGCGTACGCGTTGCAGCGGGGCCTACAGGCCGAGGGCTTCGCGGTGGACGTCGAGTCGACCGGGCCGGCCGGGCTGGACGCCGCCCGGCACGGCGGCTACGACGCGATGATCCTCGACGTGATGCTGCCCGGCCTCTCCGGCTACGAGGTGGTGCGCCGGCTGCGGGCCGAGGAGCACTGGTTGCCGGTGCTGATGCTCTCGGCCAAGGACGGCGAGTACGACCAGGCCGACGGGCTGGACTGCGGGGCCGACGACTACCTCACCAAACCGTTCTCGTACGTGGTGCTGCTGGCCCGGCTGCGGGCGCTGCTGCGCCGGGGCGCGCCGCAACGCCCTACCGTGCTCACGGTCGGTGACCTGCGGCTGGACCCGGCGCGGCGGCGGGTGACCCGGGCCGACGTCGAGGTGGCCCTGACCACCCGCGAGTACGCCCTGCTCGACTATCTGATGCGCCGGCCCGGCGAGGTGGTCTCCAAGACCGAACTGCTCGACCACGTCTGGGACGCCAGCCTGGACACCGCCCCGAACGCCGTCGAGGTCTACGTCGGCTACCTGCGCCGCAAGATCGGCCGCGACCGCCTGGAGACAATCCGCGGCGCCGGCTACCGCCTGCGATGA